A stretch of the Tautonia marina genome encodes the following:
- a CDS encoding LysR family transcriptional regulator, whose translation MDLDQLRYFLRVAERQNFTRAAEDLSISQSALSRSIQKLEEELGQPVFERKTRSVGLTDAGTLLQARAQQVLTILEDTKAEITDDGQSGRVRVGAIPTIAPYFLPGVLRQFSQAFPKATLIVQEHTTDALLKSCTQGEIDLAILALPVPARYLEFEELFEEELLLVLPPDHPLVEKEKIRIKDVEAFPFVLLDEAHCLSDTIVSFCRQRSFQPVAVERTSQLAMVQELVSLSHGVSLIPAMARECDQSDRRVYRSFSGQKPTRTVAVVWNPYRFQSRLIHAFRDHLRRSKGGGSHC comes from the coding sequence ATGGACCTCGATCAGTTGCGGTATTTCCTCCGGGTTGCGGAACGGCAGAACTTCACGAGAGCCGCGGAAGACCTGTCGATTTCGCAATCGGCGTTGAGCCGGTCGATTCAGAAACTGGAGGAAGAACTCGGCCAGCCGGTCTTCGAACGAAAGACCCGGTCCGTGGGCCTGACCGACGCGGGCACCTTGTTGCAAGCCCGAGCGCAACAGGTGCTCACGATTCTTGAAGACACCAAGGCGGAAATTACGGACGACGGCCAAAGCGGTCGCGTCCGGGTGGGCGCGATCCCGACCATCGCCCCCTACTTCCTTCCGGGGGTCCTCCGGCAGTTCTCTCAGGCGTTTCCGAAGGCCACGCTGATCGTGCAGGAACACACGACGGACGCCTTGCTCAAGAGCTGCACCCAGGGGGAGATTGATCTGGCCATCCTTGCCTTGCCCGTTCCCGCCAGGTATCTCGAATTTGAAGAACTGTTTGAGGAAGAATTGCTGCTGGTCCTTCCCCCCGATCATCCCCTGGTCGAGAAGGAGAAGATTCGCATCAAGGATGTGGAAGCGTTTCCGTTTGTCTTGCTCGACGAGGCCCACTGCCTGTCCGACACAATCGTGTCGTTCTGTCGTCAGCGATCCTTCCAGCCCGTCGCCGTCGAACGCACCAGCCAACTGGCGATGGTGCAAGAGCTGGTCTCGCTGTCGCATGGCGTCTCGCTCATTCCGGCCATGGCGCGCGAGTGTGACCAGAGTGATCGGCGCGTTTATCGGTCGTTCTCGGGGCAAAAGCCGACGCGCACCGTCGCGGTCGTCTGGAACCCCTACCGCTTTCAAAGCCGCCTGATCCACGCCTTCCGCGACCACTTGCGGCGGTCGAAGGGGGGAGGGTCGCACTGCTGA
- the katG gene encoding catalase/peroxidase HPI has translation MRLVHRSEKENALGLWASPCHTSMVEVCGPMRATSNTSLQHSIRWSCESSTERRSLMTLRTLYLCGAGALLVTSVGFVQIPAVPTKSVDQPAEANPNAPVATVSQVDDAQGIAACPVMGNVNPPQARNTAAGAMSNGDWWPNQLNLAILHQNSQKSNPMGADFNYAEEFQKLDLEAVKNDLRELMTTSQDWWPADYGHYGPLFIRMAWHSAGTYRVSDGRGGAGYGTQRFAPLNSWPDNANLDKARRLLWPIKQKYGNKISWADLMVLTGNVALESMGFETFGFAGGREDVWEPQEDIYWGPESEWLGDKRYSGDRELENPLAAVQMGLIYVNPEGPNGKPDPIAAARDIRETFGRMAMNDEETVALIAGGHTFGKAHGAASADNVGPAPEGASLQEQGLGWKNKYGTGKGADTITSGLEGAWTSTPTEWSNGYFDNLFGYDWELTKSPAGAWQWTPKEESAKDTVPDAHDPTKSHAPMMFTTDLALKMDPAYGEISKRFHENPEEFQLAFAKAWYKLTHRDMGPVSRLLGPEVAEPQIWQDPVPPVDHTLINDEDIAELKSKLLASGLSISDLASTAWASASTFRGSDKRGGANGARIRLAPQKDWAVNEPAKLAKVLATLETIQKEFNDAQTDDTKVSLADLIVLGGSAAIEEAARKAGHDIQVPFVPGRTDATQEMTEVESIAYLEPKSDGFRNFFARDIDRPAEELLVDRAQLLTLTAPEMTVLIGGMRALATNSGSGPLADLGILTDRPGTLTNDFFVNLLDMGTEWEVSPMCEHFFEGRDSATGDVKWTATAVDLVFGSNSQLRAIAEVYASEGGQEKFVNDFVAAWTKVMNLDRFDLDPSQRSKPQVVALQQQ, from the coding sequence ATGCGTCTGGTGCATCGGAGCGAGAAGGAAAATGCATTGGGATTATGGGCCTCGCCTTGCCATACTTCAATGGTCGAGGTATGCGGGCCGATGAGGGCAACCTCGAACACCTCGTTGCAGCACTCGATTCGATGGTCGTGCGAATCGTCGACCGAAAGGAGATCGCTGATGACCTTGCGGACCCTTTACCTCTGTGGAGCCGGGGCGTTGCTCGTCACGTCCGTTGGCTTTGTTCAGATCCCCGCCGTACCGACAAAAAGTGTCGATCAGCCTGCCGAAGCCAACCCCAATGCGCCGGTCGCCACGGTGTCTCAGGTCGATGATGCCCAGGGGATTGCCGCCTGCCCGGTGATGGGCAACGTCAATCCTCCGCAGGCCCGGAACACTGCCGCCGGGGCGATGTCGAATGGCGACTGGTGGCCGAACCAGTTGAACCTGGCGATCCTTCATCAGAACTCCCAGAAAAGCAATCCGATGGGAGCGGACTTCAATTACGCCGAGGAATTCCAGAAGCTCGATCTGGAAGCCGTGAAAAACGACCTCCGTGAATTGATGACCACCTCTCAGGACTGGTGGCCGGCCGACTATGGGCACTACGGCCCGTTGTTCATCCGGATGGCCTGGCACAGCGCCGGCACCTACCGCGTCTCCGACGGCCGAGGCGGGGCCGGTTACGGCACCCAGCGGTTTGCCCCATTGAATAGCTGGCCCGACAACGCCAACCTCGACAAGGCTCGCCGGCTTCTTTGGCCGATCAAGCAGAAGTACGGCAACAAGATTTCATGGGCCGACCTAATGGTTCTGACCGGCAACGTCGCGCTCGAATCGATGGGATTCGAAACCTTCGGCTTCGCCGGTGGCCGCGAAGACGTCTGGGAGCCTCAGGAAGACATCTACTGGGGCCCCGAAAGCGAGTGGCTCGGCGACAAGCGATACAGCGGTGACCGTGAGCTGGAAAACCCGCTGGCCGCCGTCCAGATGGGCCTGATCTACGTCAACCCCGAAGGCCCGAACGGCAAGCCCGACCCGATCGCCGCCGCCCGGGACATCCGCGAAACCTTCGGCCGCATGGCCATGAACGACGAGGAAACCGTCGCCCTGATCGCCGGCGGCCACACCTTCGGCAAGGCCCACGGCGCCGCCAGTGCCGACAACGTCGGTCCCGCTCCGGAAGGAGCTAGCCTTCAGGAGCAAGGGCTCGGCTGGAAGAACAAGTACGGAACCGGCAAGGGAGCCGACACCATCACTAGCGGCCTCGAAGGGGCCTGGACCTCCACCCCGACCGAGTGGTCGAACGGCTACTTCGACAACCTGTTCGGTTACGACTGGGAACTGACCAAGAGCCCCGCCGGTGCCTGGCAGTGGACTCCGAAGGAAGAATCGGCCAAGGACACCGTGCCCGACGCCCACGACCCGACGAAGTCGCACGCCCCGATGATGTTCACCACCGACCTGGCCCTGAAGATGGACCCGGCCTACGGTGAAATCTCGAAGCGATTCCACGAGAATCCCGAGGAGTTCCAGCTCGCCTTCGCCAAGGCCTGGTACAAGCTCACCCACCGCGACATGGGACCCGTCTCTCGCCTGCTCGGGCCTGAAGTGGCCGAGCCGCAGATCTGGCAAGACCCGGTCCCGCCCGTCGATCACACCTTGATCAACGACGAGGACATCGCCGAACTCAAGAGCAAGCTGCTTGCCTCCGGTCTGTCGATCTCTGATCTGGCGTCGACCGCCTGGGCTTCTGCCTCCACCTTCCGCGGCAGCGACAAGCGCGGCGGCGCCAACGGCGCCCGCATTCGCCTCGCCCCTCAGAAGGACTGGGCGGTCAACGAGCCGGCCAAGCTTGCCAAGGTCCTGGCGACCCTGGAAACCATCCAGAAGGAATTCAACGACGCCCAGACCGACGACACCAAGGTTTCCCTTGCCGACCTGATCGTGCTCGGTGGCTCCGCCGCCATCGAGGAAGCCGCCAGGAAGGCCGGCCATGACATTCAGGTGCCCTTCGTCCCCGGCCGCACCGACGCCACCCAGGAAATGACCGAGGTCGAGTCGATCGCCTACCTTGAGCCGAAGTCCGACGGCTTCCGCAACTTCTTCGCCAGGGACATCGACCGGCCCGCCGAGGAACTCCTCGTCGATCGCGCCCAGCTTTTGACGCTGACCGCCCCCGAAATGACCGTCCTCATCGGCGGCATGCGAGCCCTCGCGACCAATTCCGGCAGCGGCCCGCTGGCCGATCTCGGCATTCTCACCGACCGTCCCGGCACCCTGACGAACGACTTCTTCGTCAACCTGCTCGACATGGGGACCGAGTGGGAGGTTTCTCCTATGTGTGAACACTTCTTCGAAGGTCGTGACAGCGCGACCGGCGACGTGAAGTGGACGGCCACCGCGGTCGACCTCGTCTTCGGCTCCAACTCGCAACTGCGAGCCATCGCCGAGGTGTACGCGAGCGAAGGTGGTCAGGAGAAGTTCGTCAACGACTTCGTCGCCGCCTGGACCAAGGTCATGAACCTCGATCGATTCGACCTCGATCCGAGCCAGCGATCGAAGCCGCAGGTCGTTGCCTTGCAGCAGCAGTGA
- a CDS encoding HEAT repeat domain-containing protein has product MMTSLTCVAALTVQVALGGLGLFDCLKKDRHEFGGTDCCLRCESEVIRVHNLLEVLQHHVSVSERVKAARALRSYDWQCHPEVVPVLADVLLIDCEKKVRKAVAETLAKLHPCDPTAQVALEQSAISDPDFWTRKRSRKALDRIERGCGADCSVCGPTSVVGTPLPVEYEIEPELLPPLRAPRVYGEVPYDRVAPLDGRRVPSLPPLGESVPDRSDLPVLPDPNAQPELLPRPIEPFGDEPPVEVVPPAALPVPSPPSVSPFGASRNDEKPSRRPARSAGPIRIFTIGRPR; this is encoded by the coding sequence ATGATGACATCCTTGACGTGTGTGGCAGCCTTGACGGTCCAGGTGGCCCTCGGAGGGCTGGGATTGTTCGACTGCCTCAAGAAAGACCGACACGAGTTCGGCGGGACTGACTGCTGCCTGCGTTGCGAATCGGAGGTGATCAGGGTTCACAACCTGCTGGAAGTCTTGCAGCATCACGTCAGCGTCTCCGAGCGCGTCAAGGCAGCTCGGGCGCTCCGAAGCTACGACTGGCAATGCCACCCGGAAGTGGTTCCGGTGCTGGCCGACGTCTTGCTGATCGACTGCGAGAAGAAGGTGCGCAAGGCGGTTGCCGAAACCCTGGCGAAGCTCCACCCCTGTGACCCGACCGCCCAGGTGGCGCTGGAGCAGTCGGCCATCAGCGACCCGGACTTCTGGACCAGAAAACGCTCCCGAAAGGCGCTGGATCGGATCGAGCGAGGCTGTGGGGCCGACTGTTCGGTCTGCGGGCCGACCTCGGTCGTCGGCACTCCGCTGCCGGTCGAGTACGAGATCGAGCCGGAGCTGCTCCCACCGTTGCGGGCTCCTCGGGTCTACGGCGAGGTGCCGTATGATCGGGTCGCGCCGCTCGATGGGCGACGGGTGCCCAGCCTGCCGCCGCTCGGCGAGTCGGTCCCGGACCGATCCGACCTCCCCGTCCTTCCCGATCCGAACGCGCAGCCCGAACTCTTGCCCCGGCCGATCGAACCGTTCGGCGACGAGCCGCCGGTCGAGGTCGTCCCTCCGGCAGCCTTGCCGGTCCCCAGCCCGCCGTCGGTGTCGCCGTTTGGCGCATCGCGCAACGACGAAAAGCCCTCTCGACGTCCGGCCCGTTCGGCTGGGCCGATCCGGATCTTCACGATCGGCCGACCGAGGTAA